GGGGCGGACATGTGCAGTTAACTATTTTAGGAGCCATGGAAGTTTCAGAAAATGGAGACATTGCCAACTGGAAAATACCAGGAAAAATGGTAAAAGGAATGGGAGGTGCTATGGATTTGGTAGCATCTGCCGAAAACATCATTGTGGCCATGCAGCATTGCAGCAAAGATGGTCAATCCAAGCTTTTAAAAAAATGTAGCCTTCCAATTACAGGAATACGCTGCGTCAAGAAAATTGTAACCGACCTTGCCGTACTGGAAGTGATGCCTGAGGGTGGTTTTAAACTACTGGAAAGGGCACCTGGCATCAGTGTAGAGGAAATCCAATCCAAAACTGAAGGAAGGCTGATAGTAGAAGGTGAAATCCCTGAAATGAAATTTGATTGATACACAAAATCCTCTCTTTGGTAAAAAGAGGGGATTTTTTTGATCCTTGCAAAATGAATATTTTCAACAACCTCAAGGTCATCGAACTATCCAGTGTACTGGCTGGTCCATTGGTTGGGACATTTTTTGCAGAGTTGGGCGCAGAAGTGCTCAAAGTCGA
This Cecembia calidifontis DNA region includes the following protein-coding sequences:
- a CDS encoding CoA transferase subunit B; the encoded protein is MLSKNQIAQRIAKEVKNGQYINLGIGIPTLVANYIPENINVVLQSENGLLGIGPFPTEDQIDPDLINAGKQTITMVKGSALFSSAESFAMIRGGHVQLTILGAMEVSENGDIANWKIPGKMVKGMGGAMDLVASAENIIVAMQHCSKDGQSKLLKKCSLPITGIRCVKKIVTDLAVLEVMPEGGFKLLERAPGISVEEIQSKTEGRLIVEGEIPEMKFD